aaaataatatctttaaaatatatgtatggcATGAAAAAATGATGCAGTGAATGTTCCCATACTCACTCgcatcccctctccctcctgtgACCCTCTGCCAATTCCATGTCCTTCCTTCCACCTTGCAGGAAACCACTCTCCAAAGTTTTTGTTTATGGCTCCTTTTTCATTACAGTTTTACCCTGCGTGTTTGTATGAAATAAGACTGTATTACTTGCATtcctaaataatattttgtgtactttagcatatttttaaacttttagacAAGTGGaatcattcttcttttctttttaaggttgaacTGTGTTGTTATGTGTACCTGTAATTCTTTTATTATCCTCTGCTGTAAGATATTCTCCTCTGCCCACATCctctctctctaaaaaaaaataaaatccactctTCTGTTTTTAGACAGGTTATTTCTGCTTTCTGCTATTAGGAACTGTGCTGCTGTATCATACCCAAAagacttattaattacaaaagaaaaaaaatgaagtggagaaaatGGATACGACCTTAACAAGGTAATCAAAATTAATGTCACCGATAAGGTGATAAGGTAAGACAGTGTGTTCCTCCTGTGACAGCCGAGAAGGATGGTATTCTAGTCCAAAGAGCTtaatctgaatctaatcatgaggaaacatcagagaaACCCCAGTGAAGGgctttttataaaataactggactgtgttcttttttaaaatagacttaatttttaaagcagttttaggtttgcaGCAAGACTGAgtgaaaggtacagagattttccacaTACCTTCCACCACTACATACACACAGCCTCCCCCGCTATCAGAATCCCATACCAGAGTGGTATATTGAGTACAACCAATGAGGCTActttgacacatcataatcacccaaaatcCATGgcttacattagagttcactcttggtatttcacagtctgtgggttttgacaaatgtataatgacatttatccaccattatagtatcacacagaatagtctcactgccctaaaaatcctctgtgctgtgcctgtttatccctctctccccccaacacctggcagccactgatccttttactgtcttcaaaattttgccttttccagaatgccatatagttggaatcatacagtatatagcctttttaTATTGGCTTCTTTTAGTtagtaaaatgtatttgtttcctctatgtcttttttgcggcttgatagctcatttatttttagtgctgagtaatattccattgtctggatgtaccacagtttatttattcattcgtctattgaaggacatcttgtttccttccaagttttggcaattatgtaaaaagctgctataaatatttgtgtgcaggtttctgtgtggacataagttttcaatttatttcagtaaatacCAATGAATGtaattgctgggtggtatggcaGAGTATGTTTAGTTTGGTAAGAAACTGCctaactgtcttccaaagtggctgtatcattttgtattcccactagcaatgaatgaagagttcctgttgttctacatccttgtcagcatttggcgttgtcagtattttgaattttggccattctaataggtgtgtagtggatCTCATTGTTGTTTCGGCCTGTATTCTTATACAGTGTCAATGGTATGACAAGAAAAGCTGAAGGTTCAGATTCCAGAACACTAGGTAAAAGAGAGAGCTAGATTCAACACCGGATATTGGACCGCATCCTGACCAGGGGGATAAAGTGCTGTAAAAGACATTATTAGGACAGTTGACAAAACAGGAATAGGGAATATAGATTAGTCTTCCATCAATGCTAAGTTTCCTGAATTTGATCATTGTCTGTAGTTTAGTTCTTAGGACATACATATCAATGCTAAAAGATTAAGGGGTAAGTGACCTCATGTATGCAATGTactctcaaatgattcagaaaaaaacagagataaatataGAGAAAGGAAATGTGGCATAACTTAGCAATTTGTGAATGTGGATGAGGGCTATACAGGAATTGTTTCCActatccttttaatttttctgtaaattatttatttattttaaaaaatattaatttatttggctgcaccggctcttagttgcggcccacaggatcttcgttgcagcgtgcaggatcttaagttgcagcatgtgaactctcagtcgcggcatatgggatctagttccctgaccagggatggaacccaggctccctgcattgggcgtgcggagtcttagccactggaccacagggaagcccctctatccGCATCTTTTGATGCACACATACAAGTTTCTCGAGcgtattcttttatttattggttttttttttaattttaaaaaaattttggccgCACCGCtcctgggatcttagttcccccaccagggattgaacccgcgccctcagtagtgaaagcgccaagtgctaaccactggaccgccagggaattccctctccagCGTATTCTGAGGAGTGGAATGGCAGTCATAAGGTGTGTGCATCTCCAACTTGATTAGCTTAATAGTTTACAAAGCGCCACTGACAtccttgttaattttattaatgcaTTGTCTTTCTCATTGAAATGTAAGGTCGTCGCAGTGCCATCAAAGTGTAGGCCGTGGACCCGCAGGATCAGTCTCATCAGGGTGCTGGTTAGAATCACAGATCCTCAGACCCCCATCCCAACCAGACTTGCTGAATGAGAAACTCTGGGGTCACGGTCCAGGAATCTGCGTTTTCACAAGTCCTCTAAGAGATTCTGAAGTGTAAGCAGCGCTGATCTGTGATCCATTAGGGCCGCGTCTGGCTTGCAGACCGCCCTCTATAAAGGAGCGAACAGTGGAGCCCGGGATGACGGGTTAGATGGTGCAGGAACTAAAGGGCAGCGCCTCTCCCCAGGACACCCGCTCCGCGCGGGCAGCTTCGCCCGGACCCCCGgattgggtggggaggggcagccgGACGGGGCGGGCCGGAGGCTGGCGTCCCCGCCTCCCCAGCATTCGGCTCGCCGCGTCGCTCAGTCCTCCCGCTTCCTTTCCTTCTCgcacccctccttccttccttccttccgccgGGAGCGATGGAGCCGGGGCGCCGAGCGGCCGCGGCGCTGCTGGCGCTGCTGTGCGCTGGCTGCGCGCTGCGCTCAGGGCGCGCCCAGTACGAGCGCTACAGCTTCCGCAGCTTCCCTCGGGACGAGCTGATGCCGCTCGAGTCGGCCTACCGGCACGCGCTGGACCAATACAGCGGCGAGCACTGGGCGGAGAGCGTGGGCTATCTGGAGATCAGCCTGCGGCTGCACCGCCTGCTACGCGACAGCGAGGCCTTCTGCCACCGCAACTGCAGCGCGGCGCCGCAGCCCGAGCCCGCCGCCGGCCTCGCGCGCTACCCGGAGCTGCGCCTCTTCGGGGGCCTGCTGCGCCGCGCGCACTGCCTCAAACGCTGCAAGCAGGGCCTACCGGCCTTCCGCCAGTCGCAGCCCAGCCGCGAAGTGCTGGCCGACTTCCAGCGCCGAGAGCCCTACAAGTTCCTGCAGTTCGCCTACTTCAAGGCAAGtccgcctcgccccgccccgcccccaagcCTAGGCCCCGCCCCTAGGCCCAGGCTGTGTCCATCGGTCCTGGGCCGCGTCCCACCGCTCTTTCTTGACTTAGTTCTTTCCCACCCCGCGCTGCCAAAGGACGCCTTCAAATCCTGTTCTCCCTATTCTTCGTCTTCAGTAGAGATGAAAATACTTTTCTTGAAGTGTTGTTCTGAGGCGGAGAACGTACATAGAACGCCTAGCACAGTGTTATTTGAAGACGGACTCTTTCTTTAGTATATACCATTAAAATCCCATTTCTCAAGTGAGTGGTGCCTTTCAGTAATAGGGCTGAAGAGGACCTGAGGAGCCGGCCAGTCccttttaaagaggaaattaaggccAGGAAAGGGCAGGGCTCCTTGGAAGGACACTTCCCTGCCTGGAGGAGAAGAAGCTGAGCGCTGTGATTCATCAGGGCTGGCGCTCTGGGCTGGCTGTCCTTCATCTAGAATGTAACACAGttgtcttccttctttttgtgGCTGCTTACATTCTGCCTGTGATTGCTGGCTAAAAATAGCCACAAATTGCAGTCTCTATCCTTTAAGTCCTTGCTCTGGGGACCCACAAGTTTTAAGAGGGGCTGAATTCCCTGTTACTGGATAAACAGGTTTTAGCTTGGTGGGTCTTCACCGGGTTTTGCCAATAGAGACCTCTCAAAGTCCAGTTTCTACTTTCTCTAACCGAAAAcgattttttaaactttgctttcAGTCTTTGGGCTGCAAGATCTGTTTTTCATATTTCCCTGAAACGGAGCTGCGAGTCTGTTGCATTCATATGAGCCATAAAATAGCAGAAACCCTAAATAGGAGAAAAGCTGGGTTATTTCTATGCCTGGTTACAGTTTTATATAAGTATCAGATTTGTGAATGTTTGTCCTggcaataaaaaacaattttaaatagaaCGGGGATAAGATTAATACATTTCCAGAATGTATGAAATGCAGAAGTGATGGCTGACTCATACAAGCGGTATTTTTTACGCTAAAAAGGACTCGTTTAATCCTCTCTTTTTTGTAGAGCTTTACAGCTCtacaaaatacaaatacagtCTGAGCCAAATTTGAGTCACATAATCAAGGGGAAaacgttttatttttaaacctggaGAATAGTGGAAGCTCTGATTTCTTTAATATACAGATGACTTTGAAACAAGTGCTGTAGGGAGGAGGGGACTGCAGTGCTACAATGTGACCAGAAGGCAGGGGTTTCCTCCATCCTGGCATCCTCAAAGGTTAGCAAGTTCATAGCTTCTCTCAAAACTCTTTGTAGGTCTTGTAACAATCACTTACTTAAAAGTcagtatagggaattccctggcggtccagtggttaaggaggctccgcacttccactgcagggggcatgggttcgatcccaggtcagggaactaggatcctgcaagctgcggggtgcagccaaaaaaaaaaaaaaaaaagtcagtataaTACCATCCGTCTTAGTATTTTGAGATCACTTACAGGGCAGGGAGAAGtttagaattttataaataaaccaGAACCTTCCCTTAATTGCTTCAACTGAAAATCACTGAAAAAGTGATTTGGGGTGATGATATTgtatggctgatttttttttttttccataatggtgtttatattttcaaactctGTTTCTGGGTAGAGAGGAAATAATTGGTGACAGGCACATTCATTCTACCTGGCACCTGACGGCTGGCGACAGGTACTGGAGATGGATGGTGCTTCCTGCTCTAGCAGGATCTGAAACCACGGTAGGTTTCATGCCCCCAGCCTGACTTAGGTTCGTGTCATGAGCTGTGGGTTCTCTCTGTGGCCGCCATCTCCATGAAATGCTCATCTTCCCCACAGGCCGAGGAACAGGTGGGCCCCAGCGCTTTATCAGATCCTTGATGACACTGTTGAACTCTGAGCTGACAGAGCTGGCTGCCTCGCAGGCATGCTTACCCTGTCTTTGCCTGGACCTGGACTCTGTCCTCACCTGGTTGAGTGGTGGCTGGTTTGGCAGGTGACTGGGAGCCTCTCGTGCAGGTGGTTGTCTCTCAGGAGCCCATGGCAGGGTAGGTTCCCCCACCGCCTCCTTCTCTAAAACCTGCCTGGGGTCTGTCAGAGGTTTAGCTGTCAAGATGTGGCTCCATGCTCCAGCTGACAGAGCTggagttaaaaatgaataaaatcatccTTCAGGAAGGGATTCCATTCTGTAAAACTCAGGTCCTGAGTGAGAGGCCTTAAAAATCCCACTCTGTGCCACTCTTTCTAACTGCTCTTCTGAGAATCAGAGAATCTAATTTCATTGGCACATGCTTTAAAAAGGACTGCATTCatactcttcccttccttctggcTGCCAGACTGGCCTTTTTCCAGCCAGGAGTATAAAGCTGTCTGTAGAACTCTTTCAAAGGcagttctgggaattccctggtggtccagtggttagggctctgtgcttccccatcccccttccggcccccaccccccgcccagagttccatccctggtccatgGTCCatgagctaagatcccacaagcagccggcagcaaagccaaaaaaaaaaaaaaaaaaaaaaaggcagtcacACTCCAGGTCCTGGCATTCCCCAAATATCAGCACTGACTTCTGGGAGTCTGTCCTTATCACCACCCATCACTCCTCCAGGGCAGCCACTGCCATTGTCTTCAAATGACTGGGCTCCCATTCTGGGGCAATTTTGCACAGGTATGTGCTATCCTTTGATTCTCGGAAATCCAGAGCGTGCCAAgtatccctttatttttctctctccaaactGAATTCCCTAATTCTTGCCCCCAAGTGTCCCTCTGGATTGGCTGAAGGAGTCTCTGTGCACGAGATCCGGGggcctcctccccccccccaccaggttGTGCTGTGATACCAGGGGACCGAGGAGCCAGGACATCGCGGGGGGCCCTCTGTTTGCTGCTCGCGTGTCCACACAGGGAAGTGTCCCTGTCCTCGGCTGCCCACCTCTTGAGCCTCCCGCCCCCAGAGCATCCCATTCCTCTCTAAGGACTTATGCTCTCCTGGGCTCTGCCTGCAGGTGCCAAACCTGAAGGTCAAGGGCCACAGACCTTGCTGCCCCTGCAGACCCCAAGGGGGACTTTCTTCTGGCCTAGAggattcctcttcctccctcttcttccagGCCAGTCAGCTTCTTCCTGCAGCTCCCTCTCccaatttcctcctcttcccataCTTGCCAAGTTCTCTCAAGAGTACAGGGCTTTTGTCATGTTTCTGTGTCCTGACCAGACAGCTACCTCCCATGAGGGAGTGAACTCAGAATCAGCTGACCACCACCtaatggggagaaagagagaggggaaaatagAGGGAAACATGAATTAATttcatgaaatattatgcagTGGTGATGTTACATCCAAATCACTGGTATTTACCAAGTCCTGCTTTGTCCCAGGaacctgtgccaggcaccaggagTGCAGACATGAATGACACTGCTGGTCCTTCAAGGCTCAGAGTCTggagggggagacagacacaTTAGCTGAGACCACAAAGAGGTGTGAAAAGCAGGGAGACAGAACACAGGATGACACAAAAgatgctatcatcaaaaaattcacaaacaataaatgctggagagggtgtggagagaagggagccctcctatactgttagtgggaatgtaaattggtagagccactgtggagaacagtatggaggttccttaaaaaaccaaaaatagagctaccatatgacccaacaaacccactcctgggcatatatctggagaaaaacatggtccaaaaggatgcatgcacctcaatgttcattgcagcattgtttacaatagctgtgacatggaagcaacctaaatgtccattgacaggtgaatggataaagaagatgtggtacatatatacaatggaatattactcagccataaaaaagaatgaaataatgccatttgcagcaacatggatgcacctagagattgtcatactgagtgaagtaagtgagacaaagagaaatatcgtatgatattgcttatatgcagaatctaagaaaaaagatacaaatgaacttatttacaaaaataattatatacattttaaatataatgtattacatatattacattatatattatatagtgtataaaatatattagtacACATATATCCATGAAATAGTAAAGTTACATGTCAACATGTCTATCTGCAAGTATTCACCTGTAGACCCATgtatatgatgtgtgtgtgtgtgtttgtgtgtgtatctatatgtatagatagaggagagagagaggaaatgaatCCATTTGGTACAGGTTGGGTCAATTACTTGAAATAAACAGGTCATAAGGAGGCAcgtccccccaccaaaaaaaaagagtctcttgATCAAGGTTACGGGAATAGGGGGGGCTCACCTGCATGTCCAGTACGTAAAGGCAGGGATTCTTTCCCCCTGTTTTGCTCATTGTTACAGACCCAtttcctagaacagtgcctggcatgtaggagGCTTGCAACAAGTATGTGCTGAGTGAATGGATGAGTAAGTGAGGAGGTGGTGGGAGTCACTGAGAACAGTGAAGCGGAGATTCTGTGAGAGACTCGGGAAAGTACTGATACATCTGTCAAGGTTCTGGCAGAAAAGATGTGATATAGTCATACTGGGTAATTGGAGGAACATTTAATAAAGCAGTTATTTACAAGGGCTAGTGACAGTGAGGTGTGACACTCCCCCGCCCAGGCCAGAAGGGGCGAGGGAGAGACCAGTTGCTGGAAGCCAGAAGGAGAGATACCGGAAGGAGAGTCCCCCTTTGAGAGGGGCTGTGACCTTCAGTTAAGGGAGCGACCTTGCAGGGAGGGAGCCAGGACACTAACGGCCCAGCCttattctcttcccttccttcagtCTCCTGTTGGGTTCCTGTTGGGCTCCTGTTGGAGCTCCTCATTGATGAACCCACTGGAAGCTAGGGGGCAAGGGAGTCCGCTGTGACAGCCTGTACACCAGcctcctgggcagggcagggtagGGTGGAGACTGCAGGGCGTAGATCGGGACAGGCACACAGAGGCCATCTACTCACCTGCAGGGAATGGACACTCTTCCAGAGTGGCTGGACCAGGTCTTGCTGGGGCTTGGAAATCACTGAACCCTTAGCTTCCAACACTGTGTAGAAACACAAAGTTGCCGCAGGACTGAACAGACGTTCACGCTCACCACCCACTGAgtagcttttctctttcttctttgtactttagGCAAATAATCTTCCAAAAGCCATTGCAGCTGCTCACACCTTTCTACTGAAGCATCCTGATGATGAAATGATGAAGAGAAACATGGCTTATTACAAGAGCCTGCCCGATGCCGAGGACTACATTAAAGACTTGGAAACCAAGTCGTATGAggtatatttgcatttttacacAGTGGTTAGTTGCAATGCGAGTTGTCAAAGAAGCGTATCTCAGTGAACATCTATTGACATCAAAGGACCGCTAGTGATTTTTGATGACATTTAATGAATATTATGACAATAGAAATGATTGTCTTTTTAACACCTAGTTGATCCATTTAAGAATGCAATTTTACTTTCCATGATGATTTTAaagccacttttttttaaatgctacattttagaaatatggtCATGTGATGGTAGAATAAGATGGTAGAATAAAGACGTGTCTTGGAAATCATCTGAAAATGACCAAGAAtaggagaaacagaaatataattctCCATTTCTGATGAATCTAGGaaacatgtatatttatacacacacacacaactttatATCTTAAGTTGGAAAGGAAATAGAGGCGCTAGGAGGACTGACTTGACAGATTGGAGGCTACTTAAGTCTCTGCATCTGCAGAGGGGAATTCTGATGAGAATGAATGAGGACAATCAGAAGAGGAAGAATATAAGCCCTTTGAGCACTTACTGTTGTCCGGCCCTGTCGAGCTCGGGCTCTGGGGGTGTGGGTACCCGTGGAGGGTGGGCAGGGTTGAAAACAGAGGGATGTGTTGAAAGTACCCACGGGAGCCGTTAGATCCTAAGGTCTGACTCCAGGGTTTCCTATCGTGGGACCAGATCTCAGGCTCACTTTTTCACGGGTGGTGACCCTCAAACGTAGTGGGCGAAGTCTCTTTCCTGGAGCCCTTCAGTTTTCCAGGGAAGAATTCTCCAGCCTTCTGCAGGGCTGGTGGGGTGTCCGTGCTTCTCTACTGGTGTCTGAGAGCCAgtctggggagagggatgggggtcTCACAGCTGAGTCAGAGACCTTACCTGCTTCCTGGTTTTCAGCCCATGCCTTGACTTGGCTCTGCTATGCCTGCTCCCTGGCCCCTCAGCCTTTATGGGTAGAGTCTCTAGAATAGACCACCAGTCTCTGGCAAGGAGTGGCTTTGGGAAGTGTGGTCCCTTAGGTGAGCAGGTGGGCGCTGGTGGGGGAACCCAGGGTTCCAACAGCTCTGTTCAGACTTTCAGCCCTGCTTTCTGTCCCATGCCTTGTGCCAGCCTCCGTGGTCCCTGGTTTCTGCAGGTGCCTACGAGTGTATAGCTCACCTGCTCTGAGGTCCCTCCTCTCTGATAATTCGGTTTTTTGCCTTTCCAAAAGTTGTTGAAATCTCTTGTCTGCTGCTTGCTCCTTTCCCGTTCTCCCATAAAAGGACTGAAGTCTTTTTACTTCCTTCCCTGTCATTTTTTGGGTAGGGTTTGGGGAGCAGAGCGGAGCGCATGCGGCCAGTGCACTGGGCTTCACTGCAAGCAGCTGCACCCTTCTTGCCCTCTTTGGAGTCCTGCTGGGTGTGGcgggctcccccctccccaccatccccaccgtGCCCAGGGACTTCCTCTCTCTGCAGGGCTTTCTTGCTGCTGCCGCCCTGCCATTTCTGCAGAGCCAGCGGCCTGGTGTTGCTGCTCTTTTACCCAATCTCCAGGCAAAGCCCCTTCAGCTCTCTGCCTGTCTTGTTTCCAGGGGATGCTGCCTGCCCAGGAGGTATAAGGAGACCCACCTTCTTAACCTGAGGCCTTAAGTTGGGTGAAAATTTCAGGTCCCAGGGGTGACCCTCAAATACCCCCATTCCAGAGCAActgaaaacaaaactacaaatggAGAGCCCCATGCGTATTTCAAGGCCTGTCTTGGCCCCTCCAATTTAGCAGGTTTCTGCATGCGTCCAAGATCTCTACTTATTTCTTGTGAAACCAGGCTGCTTCCTCAGCCCTAGTCATTTCTTTTACCTGCTCCAGGCAACAGTTAGCAGAAAGTCCTTGACGTTTCCACTATCTGGCACGTGGCTGCCCTCCCCAGGAACTTATACTGATGTATGGCACTGCTAGTTCATACTTCACTGTTAGGGGGAGGGGTATCTGACACTTGCTTAAGCTTTATCTTTTCCTTGAATCGATTTTTAGaatcagctttactgaggtataatttatttaaaacttatttactaATTTTAAGTGTGTAATTCGATGAGTTTTGTCAAAGGTACCACCACAATCATGATGTAGAATGTTTTCTTCTCCCCTAAAAAGTTCCCTTGTACCCCTGTGCAGTCCAGGCTTTGCCCCACCCCCTGACTCCTGACAGCCACTGCTCTGGTTTCTGTCActagagttttctctttttcctttattcaaacTTGATTTTTTATCAAGTgcctgttacttttttttttaaattaagataagACACACAATACTAAATAGTGatttgaaaataatctgaatgaaagagagaacatggtatatctctccatctgtttgtgtcatctttgatttctttcatcagtgtcttatagttttctgagtacaggtgttttacctctttaggtaggtttattccgaggtattttattctttttgttgcagtggtgaatgagattgtttccttagtttctctttctgatttttcatcattagtgtataggaatgcaagagatttctgtgcattgattttgtatcctgcaactttaccaaattcattgattagctctagtagttttctggtggcatctttaggattctctatgtgtagtatcatgtcatctgcaaacagtgacagttttacttcttcttttccaatttgtattccttttatttctttttcttctctgattgccgtggctatgacttccaaaactatgttgaataatagtggtgagagtggacatcttgtcttgttcctgatcttagaggaaatgctttcagtttttcaccattgagaatgaagtttgcggtgggtttgttgtatatggcctttattatgttgaggtaggttccctctatgcccactttctggagagtttttatcataaatgggtgttgaattttttcaaaagctttttctgcatctgttgagatgatcatatggtttttattcttcagtttgttaatatggtgtatcacattgattgatttgcatatattgaagaatccttgcatccctgggataaatcccacttgatcatgttgtatgatccttttaatgtgttattggattctgtctgctagtattttgttggggatttttgcatctgtattcatcagtgatattggtctgtaattttctttttttgtagtatctttgtctggtttttgtatcagggtgatggtggcctcgtggaatgagtttgggagtcttccttcctctgcaattttttggaagagtttgagaaggatggggtgttagctcttctctaaatgtttgatagaattcacctgtgaagccatctggtcctggacttttgtttgtttgaagatttttaatcacaatttcaatttcgtaacttgtgattggtctgttcatattttctatttcttcctggttcagtcttggaaggttatatctttctaagaatttgtccatttcttccagcttgtctattttattggcatagagttgcttgtagtagtctcttatgatgctttgtatttctacggtgtccgttgtaacttctcctttttcatttctgattttattgatttgagtcctctccctctttttcttgatgagtctggctaaaggtttatcaatctcatttatcttctcaaagaaccagcttttagttttattgatctttgctattgttttctttgtttctatttcatttatttctgctgtgatctttatgatttctttccttcaactaactttggttttgtttgttcttctttatctagttcctttaggtgtaaggttagattgtttatttgagatttttcaagtttcttaaggtaggattgtattgctagaaacatcccataggttttggatcgttgtgttttcattgtcatttgtctctaggtattttttgatttcctctttgatttcttcagtgatctcttggttatttagtaacatactgtttagcctccatgtgtttgtgttttttacatttcttcccctgtaatttatttctaatctcatagcattgtggttggaaaagatgcttgatatgatttcaattttcttaagtttaccaaggcttgatgtgagacccaagatgtgatctatcctggagaatgtcccgtgtgcacttgagaagaaagtgtaatctgctgttttcggatggaatgtcctataaatatcaattaaatctatctggtctattgtgtcatttaaagcttgtgtttccttattaattttctctctgga
This is a stretch of genomic DNA from Balaenoptera musculus isolate JJ_BM4_2016_0621 chromosome 11, mBalMus1.pri.v3, whole genome shotgun sequence. It encodes these proteins:
- the LOC118903899 gene encoding cartilage-associated protein, producing the protein MEPGRRAAAALLALLCAGCALRSGRAQYERYSFRSFPRDELMPLESAYRHALDQYSGEHWAESVGYLEISLRLHRLLRDSEAFCHRNCSAAPQPEPAAGLARYPELRLFGGLLRRAHCLKRCKQGLPAFRQSQPSREVLADFQRREPYKFLQFAYFKANNLPKAIAAAHTFLLKHPDDEMMKRNMAYYKSLPDAEDYIKDLETKSYESLFIRAVRGYNGENWRTCITDMELALPDFFKAFYECLAACEGSREIKDFKDFYLSIADHYVEVLECKIQCEENLTPVIGGYPVEKFVATMYHYLQFAYYKLNDLKNAAPCAVSYLLFDQDDKVMQQNLVYYQYHRDKWGLLEEHFQPRPEAVQFFNVTTLQKELHDFAKENIMDDDEGEVVEYVDDLLELEETS